A DNA window from Dunckerocampus dactyliophorus isolate RoL2022-P2 chromosome 17, RoL_Ddac_1.1, whole genome shotgun sequence contains the following coding sequences:
- the LOC129169777 gene encoding arrestin domain-containing protein 3-like isoform X2 — MVLGKVRALAVCFDTLNENNLPVFSGGELVSGRIVVDVTGDVRVRSLDVTARGVAKVRWTESRNAGANTAYTQNYTEEVEYLHHRDCLIGEDRDEDGVDEGVTLLHAGLHEFAFSFHLPQMALATSFEGKHGSVRYWVKAELQRPWMLPVKVKKEFVVFEHIDINTPLLLAPQAGSKEKTLCCWFCASGPISLSAKIARKGYTPGDSIQIFAEVENCSSRVVVPKAALYQTQTFFAKGKGKEIQQLVSNLRGEPLAQGKSQSWEGKLLKIPPVSPSILDCPIIRVEYALVVYVDIPGGLNLSLSLPLVIGTIPLHATASRTSSISSHGSASSWGGVAERPEAPPSYSDLAFSEAHRRHCLRGADERHEHEAAPLLAYISEFRYLPPPLYAEVDPYPDPAEACSVLEARTLDTCPSR; from the exons ATGGTTCTTGGTAAAGTTCGGGCTCTGGCTGTGTGCTTCGACACCCTGAACGAGAACAACCTGCCGGTGTTCTCCGGGGGGGAGCTGGTGTCGGGCCGGATTGTGGTGGACGTCACCGGGGATGTTCGCGTCAGGAGTCTGGACGTGACCGCGAGGGGGGTCGCCAAGGTCCGCTGGACCGAGTCCCGAAACGCCGGAGCCAACACGGCCTACACGCAGAACTACACCGAGGAGGTGGAGTACCTGCACCACCGGGACTGTCTCATTGGCGAGGACAGAG ACGAGGACGGCGTGGACGAAGGCGTGACGCTGCTTCACGCCGGCCTGCACGAGTTTGCCTTCAGTTTCCACCTGCCGCAGAT GGCGCTGGCGACGTCGTTCGAGGGCAAGCACGGCAGCGTGAGGTACTGGGTGAAAGCGGAGCTCCAGCGTCCCTGGATGCTCCCGGTGAAGGTGAAGAAGGAGTTCGTCGTCTTCGAGCACATCGACATCAACACGCCGCTGCTGCTG GCTCCTCAGGCGGGCAGCAAGGAGAAGACGCTGTGCTGCTGGTTCTGCGCCTCGGGTCCCATCTCGCTGAGCGCCAAGATAGCCCGCAAAGGCTACACGCCAG GCGACTCCATCCAAATCTTCGCCGAGGTGGAGAACTGCTCGTCTCGCGTGGTGGTCCCCAAAGCGGCGCTCTACCAGACGCAGACCTTCTTCGCCAAAGGCAAAGGCAAGGAGATCCAGCAGCTGGTGTCCAACCTGCGGGGCGAGCCCCTGGCGCAGGGCAAGAGTCAGAGCTGGGAGGGCAAACTGCTCAAGATCCCCCCCGTGTCTCCGTCCATCCTGGACTGTCCCATCATACGCGTGGAGTACGCCCTCGTG gTGTACGTGGACATCCCAGGTGGTCTCAACCTGTCTCTGTCCTTGCCGTTGGTGATCGGGACCATCCCCCTGCACGCCACCGCCTCGCGCACGTCCAGCATCAGCAGCCACGGCAGCGCGTCCAGCTGGGGGGGCGTGGCTGAGCGACCCGAGG CACCGCCGAGCTACAGCGACCTGGCCTTCTCCGAGGCGCACCGGCGCCACTGCCTGCGCGGCGCCGACGAGCGTCACGAACACGAGGCGGCGCCGCTGCTCGCTTACATCAGCGAGTTCAGATACCTGCCCCCCCCGCTCTACGCCGAG GTGGACCCGTATCCTGACCCGGCAGAGGCGTGTTCCGTCCTAGAGGCGAGGACACTGGACACGTGTCCGTCTCGCTGA
- the LOC129169777 gene encoding arrestin domain-containing protein 3-like isoform X1 codes for MVLGKVRALAVCFDTLNENNLPVFSGGELVSGRIVVDVTGDVRVRSLDVTARGVAKVRWTESRNAGANTAYTQNYTEEVEYLHHRDCLIGEDRDEDGVDEGVTLLHAGLHEFAFSFHLPQMALATSFEGKHGSVRYWVKAELQRPWMLPVKVKKEFVVFEHIDINTPLLLQAPQAGSKEKTLCCWFCASGPISLSAKIARKGYTPGDSIQIFAEVENCSSRVVVPKAALYQTQTFFAKGKGKEIQQLVSNLRGEPLAQGKSQSWEGKLLKIPPVSPSILDCPIIRVEYALVVYVDIPGGLNLSLSLPLVIGTIPLHATASRTSSISSHGSASSWGGVAERPEAPPSYSDLAFSEAHRRHCLRGADERHEHEAAPLLAYISEFRYLPPPLYAEVDPYPDPAEACSVLEARTLDTCPSR; via the exons ATGGTTCTTGGTAAAGTTCGGGCTCTGGCTGTGTGCTTCGACACCCTGAACGAGAACAACCTGCCGGTGTTCTCCGGGGGGGAGCTGGTGTCGGGCCGGATTGTGGTGGACGTCACCGGGGATGTTCGCGTCAGGAGTCTGGACGTGACCGCGAGGGGGGTCGCCAAGGTCCGCTGGACCGAGTCCCGAAACGCCGGAGCCAACACGGCCTACACGCAGAACTACACCGAGGAGGTGGAGTACCTGCACCACCGGGACTGTCTCATTGGCGAGGACAGAG ACGAGGACGGCGTGGACGAAGGCGTGACGCTGCTTCACGCCGGCCTGCACGAGTTTGCCTTCAGTTTCCACCTGCCGCAGAT GGCGCTGGCGACGTCGTTCGAGGGCAAGCACGGCAGCGTGAGGTACTGGGTGAAAGCGGAGCTCCAGCGTCCCTGGATGCTCCCGGTGAAGGTGAAGAAGGAGTTCGTCGTCTTCGAGCACATCGACATCAACACGCCGCTGCTGCTG CAGGCTCCTCAGGCGGGCAGCAAGGAGAAGACGCTGTGCTGCTGGTTCTGCGCCTCGGGTCCCATCTCGCTGAGCGCCAAGATAGCCCGCAAAGGCTACACGCCAG GCGACTCCATCCAAATCTTCGCCGAGGTGGAGAACTGCTCGTCTCGCGTGGTGGTCCCCAAAGCGGCGCTCTACCAGACGCAGACCTTCTTCGCCAAAGGCAAAGGCAAGGAGATCCAGCAGCTGGTGTCCAACCTGCGGGGCGAGCCCCTGGCGCAGGGCAAGAGTCAGAGCTGGGAGGGCAAACTGCTCAAGATCCCCCCCGTGTCTCCGTCCATCCTGGACTGTCCCATCATACGCGTGGAGTACGCCCTCGTG gTGTACGTGGACATCCCAGGTGGTCTCAACCTGTCTCTGTCCTTGCCGTTGGTGATCGGGACCATCCCCCTGCACGCCACCGCCTCGCGCACGTCCAGCATCAGCAGCCACGGCAGCGCGTCCAGCTGGGGGGGCGTGGCTGAGCGACCCGAGG CACCGCCGAGCTACAGCGACCTGGCCTTCTCCGAGGCGCACCGGCGCCACTGCCTGCGCGGCGCCGACGAGCGTCACGAACACGAGGCGGCGCCGCTGCTCGCTTACATCAGCGAGTTCAGATACCTGCCCCCCCCGCTCTACGCCGAG GTGGACCCGTATCCTGACCCGGCAGAGGCGTGTTCCGTCCTAGAGGCGAGGACACTGGACACGTGTCCGTCTCGCTGA